Genomic DNA from Nitrosospira lacus:
GGATGAACGAAAACTCGCTGTTCGAATTTTTACCCCTTTAAGAGTCCATAGTAAAGTGAAGAATTGATAGATCGAGGTCCACGGTGATCAGAATTTGTCTTCCAGTGGTTGAGGATGCTGAACCATAACGGCTCGTGTGCCATTCCCGATCATGCATGGATGGAAATGAGACCGAAGTTACTGCGCTACTTTAAGAATGAGATCACAGACTTCGCGAACCGCACCCTTTCCTCCATGGTGTTTACAAACATAATGAGCCTGTCGCAAGATTTCTGGAACGGAATCTGCCGGGCAGAAAGCAGTCCCCACACGACTCAGGCATTCTAAATCACTCAGATCATCGCCGATATATGCGATGTCTTGCAACGCAAGATTCCAGCGCTCCGCCAATTCCAGGAGAAGCAGGAATTTGTCCTGTACGCCCGGGTGATACTCATCAATATTCAATTTTCTCATTCTTGCTTCGACGGCAGGACTGCTCTCGGTGCTAATAACACAAACCCTGATGCCATTCTCACGCAGTAATTGCAAGCCATGGGCATCACGCGTATTAAATTTCTTCAGCGCTTCGCCAGAAGGCCCGTAATACATGCCACCGTCGGTGAGCGTACCGTCTACATCGAGCACCAGCACTTTAATCTGCGAAGCTCCAGCCTTGGCTAGCCTTAATTTTTGCCTTAATAATAGTCGCTCCACAACAATCCAGTCTGTTCTTTCATCTATTCCAATTGCGGTCTCAGCGGCCATTTCGTGGATGCCAGTACGTCCGCCGACGTAGCAGCCATAATCCTCAAGCAAGTTAGCGCGGGTTAGATAAAAGGCGCCATTCTCCATGAAATATCCTTCAAAATCCTGGTGCCCGGGATATATTGTCGGATCGTGGTTAATGGGTATGCCTGCCATCGTCCAGGCAAAACGTTTTGATTGCACAACTGTTACCAGAGAATCCAGATTTTCAGCAAAAAACTTATGTTTAGCTGCGCGGAAATCTTCTGCGCGTGTTAGCGGAGAGGTTGCCTGAATCAGACATACAACATCGAAAAGAATGCGCTGTTGAAACTCACGCATGGCGCTCTCTATGCTTGTCTCTGCATGAATTGCAGCGG
This window encodes:
- a CDS encoding acylneuraminate cytidylyltransferase; translation: MPLRADSGSTANNNVRCIAGRPLFTWSLEQAIASKCFDEIYVVTDSSEICKKVSDEFSSTVTVLDRSAAIHAETSIESAMREFQQRILFDVVCLIQATSPLTRAEDFRAAKHKFFAENLDSLVTVVQSKRFAWTMAGIPINHDPTIYPGHQDFEGYFMENGAFYLTRANLLEDYGCYVGGRTGIHEMAAETAIGIDERTDWIVVERLLLRQKLRLAKAGASQIKVLVLDVDGTLTDGGMYYGPSGEALKKFNTRDAHGLQLLRENGIRVCVISTESSPAVEARMRKLNIDEYHPGVQDKFLLLLELAERWNLALQDIAYIGDDLSDLECLSRVGTAFCPADSVPEILRQAHYVCKHHGGKGAVREVCDLILKVAQ